Proteins co-encoded in one Deltaproteobacteria bacterium genomic window:
- a CDS encoding adenylosuccinate synthase, with amino-acid sequence MAQVVVVGTQWGDEGKGKIIDLLAEFADVIIRFQGGSNAGHTLVVGGQKFIFHLIPSGILHKGKRCVIGNGVVVDPHVLIEEIDRLKEKGYLQDDSQFLLSEEAHIIFPYHKMIDMGRERIRSGGKIGTTGRGIGPAYEDKAARCGIRVIDFLDEKILHKKLEENLTQKRYYLTHEIEEEEPALEPLYQEYMGYKKRLQRYVTNTSLFLAQQIKEGKNILFEGAQGSLLDVDHGTYPYVTSSSTVAGNACAGSGIGPTQIDFVLGVTKAYTTRVGGGPFPTELTDEIGEMLRERGGEYGATTGRPRRCGWFDAVVVRHAVRVNGLGGLAITKLDTLTGLKTIKICTAYRVGNDLITEFPASSELVARCQPIYEELEGWEEEISGAKEISQLPPSAQRYLKRIEELTQTPIHIVSIGAQRNETIIRRNPLLT; translated from the coding sequence ATGGCTCAGGTAGTAGTGGTAGGAACTCAATGGGGGGATGAGGGCAAGGGGAAGATCATCGATTTATTGGCCGAGTTCGCCGATGTAATCATCCGCTTCCAAGGGGGGAGCAATGCCGGCCACACCTTGGTGGTAGGGGGGCAAAAGTTCATCTTTCACCTCATCCCCTCAGGCATCCTCCATAAGGGGAAGAGATGTGTTATCGGCAACGGGGTGGTGGTTGATCCCCACGTCCTCATAGAGGAGATCGATAGATTGAAGGAAAAGGGGTATCTGCAGGACGACTCCCAGTTCCTGCTCAGCGAAGAGGCCCATATAATCTTCCCCTACCACAAGATGATCGACATGGGGAGGGAGCGAATCCGCTCAGGGGGGAAAATCGGGACCACCGGAAGGGGAATAGGACCTGCCTATGAGGACAAGGCCGCCAGATGTGGGATTCGGGTCATCGACTTTCTCGATGAGAAGATCCTCCACAAAAAACTTGAGGAAAACCTGACTCAGAAAAGGTATTACCTCACCCACGAGATCGAGGAAGAGGAACCTGCGCTGGAACCCCTATATCAAGAATACATGGGTTATAAGAAAAGGCTCCAACGGTATGTCACAAACACCTCCCTCTTTCTGGCCCAACAGATCAAGGAGGGGAAAAACATCCTCTTTGAGGGTGCCCAGGGAAGCCTCCTGGACGTTGATCACGGCACCTATCCTTATGTCACCTCTTCTAGCACCGTGGCCGGCAACGCCTGTGCTGGTTCTGGCATCGGGCCTACCCAGATCGATTTTGTCCTAGGGGTAACCAAGGCCTATACCACCAGAGTAGGTGGTGGTCCTTTTCCCACCGAGCTAACTGATGAGATCGGTGAAATGCTCAGGGAAAGGGGTGGGGAATATGGGGCTACCACCGGAAGGCCTAGGAGGTGCGGTTGGTTCGATGCGGTAGTGGTGAGACACGCTGTGAGGGTGAACGGCCTGGGGGGATTGGCCATCACCAAGTTGGACACCCTCACCGGGCTGAAGACCATCAAGATTTGCACCGCCTATCGCGTGGGGAATGATTTGATTACCGAGTTCCCCGCTAGCTCTGAGCTGGTGGCCCGATGTCAGCCCATATATGAGGAGCTGGAGGGGTGGGAAGAGGAGATCAGCGGGGCCAAAGAGATCTCCCAGCTTCCCCCTTCCGCCCAAAGGTATTTGAAGAGGATAGAGGAGCTGACCCAGACCCCTATCCACATCGTGTCAATAGGGGCACAACGGAACGAGACCATCATCCGCCGTAACCCTCTTTTGACTTGA
- a CDS encoding alanine--glyoxylate aminotransferase family protein, with the protein MIKKQLFSPGPTPVPEKVLLAMAGPVIHHRDPAFEELFQEVREGLKYVFQTKNEVLLFASSGTGAMEGAVCNTLSPGDEALVVRGGKFGERWGEICEAYGVDFTPIDVPWGEAVEPVLIERALDANPSIKAVFIQASETSTGVMHPIKEIAEIIKGREGTILVVDAISALGVFDLPMDKWGLDVVVSGSQKAFMLPPGLSFVALSDKAWGFVERSTLPKYYFNFKKELASAQKNQNQFTPAISLIVGLREALKMIKDEGLENAFKRHEKLAQATREAAKALGLELLAPESPCNALTAIKAPAGIDGKKLKENFEDKFGLIVAGGQSQLKGKIIRIAHLGYFQPMDIIQAVSALELTLKDMGYPVELGKGIKKAEEILGSN; encoded by the coding sequence ATGATAAAAAAGCAACTCTTTTCACCGGGGCCTACCCCTGTCCCCGAAAAGGTCTTGCTCGCCATGGCAGGACCGGTGATCCATCATCGGGACCCCGCCTTTGAGGAGCTCTTTCAAGAGGTAAGGGAAGGATTAAAATACGTCTTTCAGACCAAAAACGAGGTGCTTTTGTTTGCCTCCTCAGGTACAGGGGCCATGGAAGGTGCAGTGTGTAACACCCTCTCCCCCGGTGACGAGGCCCTGGTGGTGAGGGGCGGGAAGTTCGGCGAGAGGTGGGGGGAGATCTGTGAGGCCTATGGTGTGGACTTTACCCCTATCGATGTACCCTGGGGTGAGGCGGTGGAGCCCGTCTTAATCGAGAGGGCCCTAGATGCAAACCCCTCCATTAAGGCGGTCTTTATCCAGGCCAGCGAGACCTCCACCGGGGTGATGCACCCCATCAAAGAGATTGCCGAGATCATAAAGGGGCGTGAGGGGACCATCCTGGTGGTGGATGCCATTTCGGCCCTGGGGGTATTCGACCTCCCCATGGATAAATGGGGCCTGGATGTTGTGGTCAGTGGTTCGCAGAAGGCCTTCATGCTCCCACCTGGTCTGTCCTTTGTGGCCCTTAGCGACAAGGCATGGGGGTTTGTGGAGAGATCCACCCTCCCCAAATATTACTTCAATTTTAAAAAGGAACTGGCCTCTGCCCAGAAGAACCAAAATCAGTTTACCCCGGCCATATCTTTGATAGTGGGGCTACGAGAGGCCCTCAAGATGATCAAAGATGAGGGTCTGGAGAACGCCTTTAAGAGACATGAGAAACTTGCCCAGGCAACCCGGGAGGCGGCCAAGGCCCTGGGTCTGGAACTCCTTGCCCCTGAATCCCCCTGCAATGCCCTTACTGCCATCAAGGCGCCGGCAGGGATCGATGGAAAAAAACTAAAAGAGAACTTTGAAGATAAGTTCGGCCTCATCGTCGCCGGAGGGCAATCCCAATTAAAGGGGAAGATCATCCGCATCGCCCATTTGGGCTACTTTCAGCCGATGGACATCATCCAGGCGGTCAGTGCACTGGAACTTACCCTGAAGGATATGGGGTACCCCGTGGAGCTGGGCAAAGGGATAAAGAAAGCAGAGGAGATATTAGGCTCCAACTAG
- a CDS encoding phosphoglycerate dehydrogenase, producing the protein MKVLVSDNLSPHGVEILKGTKGIEVEVKTGLSPEELRAIIGEYHGLVVRSATKVTAEIIESAHNLKVIGRAGVGVDNIDVEAATKKGIVVMNTPGGNSMAAAEHTIALMLAIVRNIPQAVASMREKRWEKKRFMGVEVFGKTLGVIGLGNIGSIVADRGLGLKMKVIAHDPYISPDLAKQKGVELVSLDELFARSDIITIHVPKTKETENLINTKAINKMKDGVMLINCARGGIVDEEALAQACRNGKVRAAAVDVYSQEPTPPDNPLLDVENIVCTPHLGASTSEAQENVAIAIAQQIVAHLTEGTIRNATNVPSVDAQVLATLGPYLNLGQKMGGFFVQTCPFPLKDLIIEYQGEVTKYNVAPISSTILVGILSSYMDEYVNDVNAPFIAKERGINFQESKITEAADFTSLITLKAKAHGATHTVAGTLFGKKEPRLVVVNEYSIEAVPEGNILLVDTLDKPGVIGNIGNTLGARNINIGNMQFGRDKIGGKSLCILHLDTIPPADVLDELSRLPHVNSVRLTQL; encoded by the coding sequence ATGAAGGTATTGGTGAGCGACAATCTCTCCCCCCACGGGGTGGAGATCTTAAAAGGGACCAAGGGGATCGAGGTTGAGGTAAAGACAGGCCTCTCCCCAGAGGAGTTGCGGGCCATCATCGGGGAATATCACGGCCTGGTGGTGCGCAGTGCTACTAAAGTAACCGCCGAGATCATTGAGTCAGCCCATAACCTCAAGGTGATCGGCAGGGCAGGCGTAGGGGTGGACAATATTGATGTGGAGGCGGCCACAAAAAAGGGGATTGTGGTCATGAACACACCGGGTGGAAACTCCATGGCCGCTGCGGAACATACCATTGCCCTGATGCTAGCCATCGTCAGAAACATCCCTCAGGCCGTGGCCTCTATGAGGGAGAAGCGATGGGAAAAAAAGCGCTTCATGGGCGTGGAGGTCTTCGGCAAAACCTTGGGGGTCATCGGACTCGGGAACATAGGGAGCATTGTGGCCGATCGGGGCCTGGGGCTCAAGATGAAGGTGATCGCGCACGACCCCTATATCTCCCCTGATCTAGCCAAACAAAAAGGGGTGGAATTGGTCTCCCTGGACGAGCTGTTTGCCCGTTCTGATATCATCACCATACATGTCCCCAAGACCAAAGAGACAGAGAACCTGATAAATACCAAGGCCATCAACAAGATGAAAGATGGGGTGATGCTGATAAATTGCGCCCGGGGAGGAATCGTCGACGAAGAAGCCCTGGCACAGGCCTGCCGCAATGGCAAGGTAAGGGCAGCGGCAGTAGATGTATATTCCCAAGAACCCACACCCCCAGACAACCCCCTGTTAGATGTGGAAAATATCGTGTGTACCCCCCACCTCGGTGCCTCCACTAGCGAGGCGCAAGAGAATGTGGCCATTGCCATCGCCCAACAGATTGTCGCCCATTTGACCGAGGGCACCATCAGAAACGCCACCAACGTCCCCTCTGTGGACGCTCAGGTCCTGGCCACCTTGGGCCCCTATCTCAACCTCGGCCAGAAGATGGGGGGGTTCTTCGTCCAGACATGCCCCTTCCCCTTAAAGGACCTTATTATCGAGTATCAGGGGGAGGTCACAAAGTACAATGTGGCTCCCATCTCCTCGACCATCCTAGTGGGGATCCTCTCCTCCTATATGGACGAATACGTCAACGATGTAAATGCCCCATTTATCGCCAAGGAGCGAGGCATCAACTTTCAGGAGTCCAAGATAACTGAGGCGGCTGACTTCACCAGCCTCATAACCCTGAAGGCAAAGGCACATGGGGCAACCCATACGGTGGCGGGTACTCTCTTCGGCAAGAAAGAACCCAGGCTGGTGGTGGTAAATGAGTATTCAATAGAAGCAGTACCAGAGGGAAACATCCTGTTGGTCGACACCCTCGACAAACCTGGAGTGATCGGGAACATAGGGAATACCCTGGGGGCAAGGAATATAAACATCGGAAACATGCAGTTCGGCAGAGACAAGATAGGGGGGAAATCCCTTTGCATCCTCCACCTAGACACTATCCCACCCGCAGATGTCCTGGACGAGCTCAGCCGTCTCCCCCATGTGAATTCCGTAAGGCTCACCCAGCTTTAG
- the galU gene encoding UTP--glucose-1-phosphate uridylyltransferase GalU: MEAKIRKGVIPAGGLGTRFLPATKAVPKELLPIVDKPTIQYIVEEAVASGVEHVILITARGKGAIEDHFDCSFELEETLKRQGKEELLQMVREVSEMARVVAVRQKEPRGLGHAVLCARDVVGEEPFAVLLGDDIVDGDPPCLVQMVDVYHRWGGGVIALQRVPETETHLYGIIRGEEVEERIYRIQELVEKPAPGQAPSNLAVIGRYVLPPEIFPILESTPPGKGEEIQLTDALQELARRMPLYGYEFLGERYDAGNKVGYLQANIAFALKSPQLAERLEEFIKKVIPLP; this comes from the coding sequence ATGGAGGCTAAGATCCGCAAAGGGGTAATTCCCGCAGGAGGGTTGGGGACGAGGTTCCTTCCGGCAACCAAGGCGGTCCCCAAGGAGCTCTTGCCCATCGTGGACAAACCAACCATCCAATATATCGTGGAGGAGGCAGTGGCCTCAGGAGTCGAACATGTGATTCTTATTACCGCTAGAGGGAAAGGGGCCATTGAGGATCACTTCGACTGCTCCTTTGAGTTGGAGGAGACCTTAAAGAGGCAGGGGAAGGAGGAGTTGTTGCAGATGGTTAGGGAGGTCTCAGAGATGGCGAGGGTGGTGGCGGTACGTCAGAAGGAGCCCAGAGGCTTGGGACATGCCGTACTGTGTGCTCGCGATGTGGTTGGTGAGGAGCCCTTTGCCGTCCTGTTGGGGGATGATATTGTAGATGGAGATCCTCCCTGTCTTGTCCAGATGGTGGATGTTTATCATCGATGGGGAGGGGGGGTGATCGCCCTGCAGCGCGTCCCCGAAACCGAGACCCACCTCTATGGGATCATCCGGGGGGAGGAGGTGGAGGAGAGGATTTATCGGATCCAGGAGTTGGTGGAGAAGCCCGCACCGGGTCAAGCCCCTTCGAATCTGGCCGTTATCGGGAGGTATGTCCTTCCCCCGGAGATATTTCCCATCCTGGAGAGTACCCCTCCGGGCAAGGGTGAGGAGATCCAGTTGACCGATGCCCTTCAGGAGTTGGCCCGGAGGATGCCCCTCTATGGATACGAGTTCTTGGGGGAGCGGTACGATGCGGGGAATAAGGTGGGCTATCTGCAGGCCAACATAGCCTTCGCCCTGAAAAGCCCCCAACTGGCCGAGAGATTGGAGGAATTTATCAAAAAAGTTATCCCTCTACCCTGA